The Lolium perenne isolate Kyuss_39 chromosome 6, Kyuss_2.0, whole genome shotgun sequence genome segment CTATAGCTATCTTAAATTTTCGTTTATGTCATGTTTGTTGGTACACTTTTAGTATGGTGCACATTTATGTTATTTTTAATGGTACAATATAGCCCGTGAACACTTTTATGATAATGTGTGAAGAGTTCGTTCGTGAATGCTTATGAATTATATCCAGCTTAGTTCTCTACAAATTTGGACATGAACAAGTGTTGTATGAGGGTTGTAGCATTGTGAAATTTGTTGATGCCCCACTCGACAGTGGCACTATAGATATGTCAATTATGTACATTGCAGATCTAGTAATGTGCAAAAAAGaccatattttttttaaaaaaatttcgTTACAAACAATTCAAATCGTAATTCTGGCTTACATCGAGGTCGCGCGGCTGAGCCGTTGGATCAGATCGGACGGCGAGTCTCGGGACCGCTTTGGTGCGTGTAGTATTTCTAGGCGTTTCAAATTTCGGGACTCGTGCAATCTATTTCGCCCAAATCTCCCGGAGCTCCTCCCGCACCGACGGCCAAATCGCCGCCGCTCCCCCGCGATTCTCGCTGTACGTTTGTAGGAGAGTAGAAGATCCTGGCCGCGGCGGATGTACACCATGTCGGCTGGCGGTTGATTCGTTGTCGGAGCTCCATTTTCATCCGCTCGGCGGGGGGAGGGTTGGCTTTGTCGCGCGCCGGTCACATCCCTGCATCGCTCGTCGACGGGTGAGTTCTGGTTTGCGCGGGCTCCTCTCTCCACTGCAACACCGCATCTGTGTTTTTGCTTTCTGTGGTTACATCCTTCGCATGTTCTGGCAGGGATTCGGGGATTTTTCGGGTTTTTCTCTGTTTTGCTGCTACATCTACTTGCGCCCGACCTGTTCCTGGTAAGCGATGTCGGTTTTCGTTGAGCATATGTGCAGATCTGTTGAAGCATTCGCGGATCTAAGTTATATTCTCGAGGATCTCCCTCTGCAACCGCTGATTTTAGTTGTAGTAGCATATGCATGGTTAAGCTCGTAGCTGATGTTTGTCGATCCTTTGTTTTTGATGCAAACAGGTGTCTATCTGAGCTGTTTTTGTTGATGCTGGTTGTGCCCCTGGTCAGATCTGCACATATCTGTGGTTTCTGTTACATGCTCATCACTATGCTCATAGCTGATGTTTGTTTTATACAGTGTTACATTCTAATTTTGTATGCTTTTTCCTAAGTAGTGGTTACATGCACCCATGGTTTTTGCATGCAGTGTGTTATGTATGTGGGAATGAAATGTAACAGTGTCCCCTATTTTTTAATTTTAGTCTGTGCATCTGCAAAATCAAATGCTAAGTCTAGGTGCATGTAACTGAATCTGGTCAGGATATTACCTCCAGACCTCGATGTAGTATGTTACATGAGAATTCTATACTTAATTTTTTTTTCTGGCTGCTATAGGATCATGTAAGGTAAGTATAGATTTTCTCATGTTACATGCAGTGTTTATAGCATCACATATTTTTAAAATTTATAGCTCCCACTCTCTACCATCCTTTTTTCTATGATGGAGTTTTTTGGTGAATGTAACATCATAAGGTGTAGGACACAAAATGGAACATGCAGCTTACCTATATGTTATATGCAATAAGAGATTTGAGCTAGCTTTTTTTCCTTCTGTATATTCAGATTAgttgttttttgttttccattGTCTTATGGATATTCTTAGCTTGCAGTTTATTTTTTTTCATCATTTTTCCCCAGTAAAACTAACTAATGTTCTTAGACAGAAAATGGAGCTATGGACAACAACGAAGAATCTAGGAACCCCATGGTTTCTCGTTTAGTTATGGATTACCTTAGTCTGCAGCCTGGCCCAGTAATTGGTGTCCTCTTGGTTTGTGTCCGTTTCTCTTCATCACCTGAGGCAATTTTCCATGCACTCCACATAGTCAGAGCTTTGACTTTATCTCCTATCAATTATGTAGTAAACAACACACGGCATGCTCAACTGATTGTTAGGTGCACAAACCCAGTTGATGCACTAAACCTAGATTACACAAGGGGCACCTTCAAGTTTAATGACACGTTGATCAAATGCATCAACCTCAAAACCATCAGCATGTTACCTTatgatgaagacgatgtttaCTCATGCACTGTTGAGCATTTCTTTGCATGCCATGAAGGCAATTCTATTATGCACTACCCTAGAGGGTTTGGGACTCCAATCGAAGACATGGACTTGCATTACTACCCCACGTTGTCCGCCACCACAATGGACATCCTTGGTGTACAAGAAGGCCCTTCAGATTCTCTGCTCAGAGTGGAAATCAAGTATTTCGGACGCCCTAGGGATTTCCTGTATGCCATACGAGTTGCCAACCTCCCAAACCACAAGTTTACTGTTGACCAAGATGGAACAATGTACATGAAGTATAGGACCACATTTGAAGCTCATTACACATCTATGCATCACTTCTACGTGGGTGGACACATGATGATCAAGTTCTATCGAGTAGCATATGTCAACAAAAGGATTGCTGCCCTTGACGCGTCTTTCATGCCAATATATTTCAGGGCTTCAATCGATGATGCATGGGAACGTGTTGTCTAGTGCATCTAGGGGAGGAAATACCATCAGGCTGCACCGGGTGGGAGAGGCTTCGAGTGAtcgtttttttttggaatttcatAACTAGATTTTTGGGAGGATGTTCCCAAATCTTGTTTGTCATATTTCCCCTGTTTTTTTTACCTATGCTGCAATGTACTTTTGAACATGGAAATGTAATAAGTACTTTTTATTATGTCGAGCCTTCAATATCATTTTATATTAGTTCCTATGAACGACATTATGgtctgtaatttttttatttataTGTGGATTGTTTGATTCTTTTTAGAGAGGGTCTATAACTCTTTTTCTGTAATTTATTCCATCTCAATTTCTATTACTCTGAAATAGAAGATTTCCTTTTATTAGGGGTCACTTTCTTGGGAAATGTCTTATGCAGGTTACATTTTCTAATAAATTGTAACTTCTTTTTTTATGCAGAttttttgtaatatgatgcggggTCCACCATACGGGTGGTTGTTTCCGGAAAGCACGTGGTCCCCACGGTGGGCCAAAAAAGGAAATTACACCTGGTCGGACTGACCTCGTTTTACCAGGAATGGAGGTCCACCTCGATGTAGCAGAGCCCAACATGTATTGCTGCTCCaaaagagagagggagaagtaagtTGTCGCTGCGTCTGCCGAATGCAAAGCAGTGTCTTATCACATGCATAGAGTGGCCTCCGTGTATGGGCTGGGTACTAACGGGCTGGCCCAGATATCCATAGAGAGCTTGCGTAATTATAGTATTAACAGCAGATGCCCTAGTTAGCGCCACGTCGGACGCACCACGTCTAACTACCCACGATTTCTTCTTCAAGTCAACGTCGCCTTCCATCACCGTCTGGAAAAGATAGGAGTCCTTTCTTCGGCGGAGCCTACAGCTCAATCTAACGACAGCAACATCTGTGTTCCAGTCTGCCAGGTGCGCGCGTTGGCAATCTCTTCTATCATCGATCCTTTCGCCCACTTGATCCAGAGGGCGCTTGATCTAAACCTTCATTCTTTGTCGGACGTGTAAGTTTTAGGTTTACATTTACGCTGTAGATGGTTAGGAGATTTTCTATGTCGGCAATAATTGTTGTTTGTATATGTTATTTGCAGAATGGATGAATTAGATGGCCCCGTCTATTGTGACTACACATTGTGGACGGATCTCGTAGCCACTTTTTCAGGACCTCAACATGCGAGGTTTAGCTCTACTAGTTTGCGGACGATGTTGCAACTGCCAGCCTTCGGCACGCGCACTAATTTGATTAGATTTATGATTGAGCTATATGATCCTAAAACTGAGACATTCGTCGTACAAGACAAGGCAGGAGCGATAGCTGCAACCTCTGTAGACATAGAATGCATTTATGGTCTACGTAGTGACGGTTATTCCGCTTTTGAAATAATTGATCAAGAATGTCTAATAAGTAGAACGAAAATACCGGCTAGTTATCTCAGCAAGTCTAGTGGAAATCTAGTTATTTCCGACTTGATTGCTGACATACAGAGAGAGAAAGCTTCCGATGATGACTTTGTGCGGAAAGCAGTGCTTGTGCTAATTGGCACGGTTCTGGCGCCATCTGGCCCAAAAACAGTCGATAGAGATCACTACTGTTTAGTGGAGGATGTTCCTAGAATATTTAAAATTAACTGGAATCACTTTACATTGCGTTACCTCCTAGATAATTTGTCTGCTTACACAAGATCAGCAGCAAAAGGTAGGGGATGGCCGGTTGGAAATCTTTGTCTCACTCAGGTATGCAAACATGATTAGCACTATATTTGATGTATGTGACAATTTGAAACTTATTTCATTTAAAATGTGTTGTTTGTAGCTACTATACTGGGAAAAGGTGGTAGTCGTGGATGATCCTACGTATATTCCACACAAGTCTATTCGGCCACTAATGAAAAACTGGACTGAAGCGGAAGCGGAAAGGAGGTCGCAGTACGACTATGCAAATGGTCGTGGGAGAGGCAAAGTGAAGGTTTTGTTTTTTATCACTAATTCTAGCTACATTATATCATAGTCGACGTTGTGTTGTTATATTAATTTATCCCATTTGTTTTCTAATTTGACATGCAGATTATTAATGATCTTACACCTCAAGCCAATGCCAGTgcgcaaacaaagcaaaacacaTCGCAGAATGGTGAACAGTCACGTTCGACACGTTCGAGAGAGAGGCGTAGTAACAAGGACATCCTATTGGAAAGTTTGAAGAAGGAACTGACGGATCACATTGACATACAATTAGCACTTATACCAAAGAGATGTGCAGAGGTGAGGAGCCATACATTTTACGAACACGAAAGTATTACATTATCAGTAATGAATAATTAtggtactacttgttttgcaggaAGTTCTAAAAATGCTAAATAAGAAAGGTGTCATGTACAAACCGGTTGAAGGATCAGAGTCAGATAAAGGAGGAGATGAGGAAGAAGACACTTCTATTCACATCGATGATCCGTCTAAGAAAGAGTTCATGTACAAGAACAGTTCTGGCGAGTTAGATGCTTTAGTTAGCAATAATTTAACAAAGAATTCTGGTAAGTTTGTCACACCTCCTAAGCATAATGGGGTGCCGGAGGCCGGAGATAATGTGTACGTCACACCAGGAAACCTTGGTAACACGGAGGGTACATAAGATAATCCTTTTATCTTAAATGATACCACACAACCGGCATCATCCTCGGATATACCGAATGACATTTTCGCAAGATCTACCACCAAGGTGAATGCTGGACATAAGGATGACCtacatgacggtgaagatgaagttaTGAGTACTGATCATAGTGTTCAAACAATGGGACGAGAGGCTAGTAGGAAGAAGGGCAATACAGCAAAGTTTGCAAATAGTAATGGTAGAAGGAGAAACGCAGCGGCGGTAGTAGTTGGAGGGAAAAGGAAACGGACGATGAATCAAAAATATGGATCACCATATGTGGTCGCGAAACCTAGAGCAAAACGTCAAAGCCGTGTAAAGAAAGGTAACACCATTTATTCGTTATTTCTTTGTTGGCAAATAAATGATGCTGCAACCTATAACACATATGTTATTACTATTTTGTGCATCAGGGTTGTTTGAAGAACATAAAGATGGGGTATCTTCGGCAGTACCAACACAGCAGGAAATAGAAGCTGCCGCTTTATATGTTAAAACATTATCCAAGATACCAAAACAAGCATCTAAAGGAGTGTACAAGAATGAATTTGGCGCCAGCTTGTCTTCAGAAAAGCTTAACGTCGTTCTTGCGCACGAATGGCTATCTGATGATGTAAGTCTTCAAAACCAAACGTTTGTGTTATACTCGTAATTAaactatttgaatttgaaattattgttgttgttttcagattatTGATGCTGCTATTGGGTATTTGTCTCTCCGTGTTGGGTCTGATCGAATGTTATGTCCAGCGTGGAGGACAAACTATCTCCTTGAACAAGCAGAAAAACAATACAGAAAAAAAATACAATATTAAAAATATAGATGAGGTAGTTACAAGACCCGGAGCCATAGGTAGGGTTTTGGATGAATATTTCAAGCGTGAGAAGGTAACAACAGTTTCTTTCAATGTTTCATGCTAAATTAGAATAAAACAATATGATAGTTGACAAAGTTTTTTCCTTCTCTTGTAGACATTTTTTGCACTAAACATACGGAAAACTCATTACATAACTGTTGTCATGCATACAAAGAAGAAGGAATTCCAGGTCCTTGATCCTCTGTTTGTTTTAGGGGTGACAAAATCTGTTGTGGAAGACTTGGTATTACACTCTTTACATACATGTCTTTGTGTACTTTCTCATGTCTGTGCAGTAATATATTTGTTGTTTTGTAGATTGGGCAAATTTCACAGGACATACAAGAAGCAAACAATAACTGTGACACAGAATATCCTGATGTCGACGAATGGCCTATTAAAAGCTATCCTATCCCTAAGCAAACCGATACGTAAGTACCTATATTGCATTACACATAAAGAAAGTCAGTTTTGTATATGCGGACACTTTTAAATTTTGTCACATTATATACCAGCAATTCATGCGGATTATGGGTATTGCAATGTATGGAGCACTGGGACGGAGATCAGATGACTTGCCCGGTTTCTCAGGTTGGCTATACTATGTTCCATGCACTCGGTTAATTTTAACAATGTTAACAAGCCATGTGTATAACACCTTATAATGTTTTGGCAGGCCAGAGTCGATGAATCGAGAGAAAGTACAGTTGCAAATATTATTTTTTCACCTAACAACATTCTTGACAGGGTGAAAAACAAAGTGAGATTTCTAGCAAAGACCAGGAAAATGTAAATTTGATAGTGTGACTGTTCGGGTGACACATGGAATATTGAATTTATAATTGTCTTTGGTTGTAAACAATATTTATTCGGTTATGATTTTATTTCCCATTGTCGAAAGTATGCAATTATTTTATGTTTGTACATGCATGCTACGATGTACATAAGGAAATTCCTACTTCACAATATATAATGTCTTTTGCCATTTTTACAAAAGAACACCAGAGAATTAACAACATCAGTATAAAATAAAAACATCAGTACGTAGCAAACATTAACAACTCCATCGAATACAAAGCTATTTTCGTCCCATTCATAATTAAGGAAATTTCCTGCCCTTTAGATAACTATGAAAGAACTACCCTTCCTGCTGCAGCACATTCCTGCACATGTTCATAGACATAAAATTACACAACAAATCATAGGGATCTTTTAAAATATACGAATCAAAATGGCAGAAAAACTTACTTCGGATGAAATATGCATATTGGGTTTCTTCTGCTATGCCCTTCTTCTTGGCATGCCCCGCACACCTGCACCCTGCGTTCCTTGTGTCCTAGTGGTCTTCCATTTTTAGTCATCGGAGATTTCTGCGCTTCTTGCCTAGGTGCACCCTTAGTGGACACTTTCAAAGGATCACCAATAACAATATCGCATGGTCCACTAGCATCTTCATTTTCATGCACCGACCTTAGGGGACCATATTCTTTACCTTTAGCATACCCCTCTCTTCTAGAAATTATGCCATCAATGGTACTGTTGAGCAGATCATATTCTTCTGAATTGTTTAATGCAATATGCATAGCCTGTGATACCTTAATATTCATCCTGCTGTATTTCATTCGCTCCTCTGCCCCAGACCAACCCCACCCAAACATGTCACTGGTGCGTCTAGCTGGCAACCCTAACATGGCATTTTTTGTGAATCGTCGTAGAGCACAAAATTGTGGAATTTCAGTAAATTTCAAGAAATGCAGCACATGCAGTATGTGCTTGCAAGGGATCCCCTTTCGAATCATTCTTTGACAGCTGCACCTTATAATTTCTGCCTCCTTGGGTCTATATTCCACGTAGAACCTGGTCCTTACATGATTCCTCCATGCCACAATGAAGATGTTTGAGTCTCCTACCTGCATTTTTTCTAAGATCTCTATGCCGCCAATCTTTGAAAGCTCACCTTGAATAATATATAACATGGCAGGAGTGAAGATTTTTGCAGCAGCAACCTCTAGTTCTCTGAAATTAGTAATTGGCACTGGTGTAGTCTGTGAAGCCGTGCAGTCGTCGTGGGCTTCGTTCTCACGGAGACGGACAATTGCGTTGTCGTAGTGCATAATCATATCAACAATTGTCATTTCCCCATCTAGGTGCAGGTGTAGACAAGAGTTTAAACTTTCACTCCGCTGGTTACTTTTCATACCCAGCCAGAATCCTTCAGAGAGATACGCTGCAGCCCAAAGTTTCCTCTTGTTGTACATCCTCTTCATCCATGTTCTGGTTTTTGGGGATTGCCATTTTCTGTAAAATGCATGCCATCGCTCCTCAAATACTTGCTCTGAGGTGGTGTAATACAGAAGAGTCTTGAACTCGTTCAGTGACTTGTTAGGTAGATGCATCTCCATATTTTTTTCAATGTGGAAGCTGCAGATGACCATAAAATACTTTGCCGATTGCGCCGATCATCGCGTAATCTGCATCCGTGATTACTGCCTTTGGCTTCTGTTGACACATCGCTTTGAGAAAGGTCTTTAGAAGCCAAACATATGTTTGTTCATTCTCGCTTGAAAGGATGGCACACCCAAAAACCGTTGTCCTACGGTGGTTGTTCAAGCCCACAAAAGGAACAAATGGCATCTTATATTTATTCATCTTGTATGTGCTATCAAACACCAGCACATCTCCGTAGTCCTGGTAATCCCTACGTGACTGGGAATCACACCAGAACATGTGCTTCAGACGGCCTTTGTCATTAACGTCATATTCATAGAAAAATTCAGGGTCCCTCTTTTTCCTCTTTGCCATAATGCGGATGGCTATGGTAGCGTCACCGTCGAAAagcagcctcctcctctccctagagcACATGTTGTACAAATCTTTTCTTGTGAATCCAACACCGGCAAATGAACCGGAGCCTGCAATGAATTTTCTCATAATGAGGTGCTTCCTGACCCCCATGGATCCCAGTGATAATATCTCAGATCTCTGCGCGTCGTTGATCGTCCTATGGGACCGAAGAAAcggagtctcacatggttcagctgGGTCATGGTTATGTTTGTCTCGAAAATCTTCAACAACCCAGAAACCAGTTCTTCCATCAAACTTCACCACCAAACGTGCCTTGCAGCCGCAGCGAGACTCAGGTCTGAGCCTATATACGCGGCCTTCCGTGGTCAGTTGCTTTTTGGGACGTCTGCTTTCTCTGGAACACACAAAACGTCTTAGCCGAATTACTCCATCATCGAACCGCTTAACCTGGTCCAGCCGGACGCTGAACCCATAATCTTTAGCATATCTGTTGTAGAAAGAAAATGCTGCTGCTTCAGAAATAAAAGTCATCTCTTTTATCATCCAGTATAAATCCCGATTATTATCAGGATATTCATTGCCATTGCTACCTTTCTGTGTTTTCTCAGGCTGACTAGCGCTTGGCGTCGCCTGCAAGTGTAAAACGTAGGCATTAATTAAAACTATAAATTTATGTGTTCCAGCTATATGAGACTGATAAAAAAAAGATAACAACCTGGCTCATGTCAACAGAATCCTCAGGAACTGATGCACCTTCCACATCATCAGTATGACCCGTGTCCAAGTCAGATTCACCGTAATAGTCGTACTCAAGCTGCGTGTCAAATTGTGCCTGAAATTTATTAATGCATTTTGATCGTCATCATTTAGTAACCGTAAATTTTACAGTTGTCATCATTTCATGCATCATTTTATGTCATTTTATGAGTCACTACACATACCTCACTAGTATTTAGACTGTGTGTGTTCACCATGGTTCTCATCATTTTGATCGTCTATGTGTTTACCATGGTTCTCATCATTATCAAATTCATCGTACGCAATCTGCATAAATTATGACAGGAGGAGCCATATATTATTTGATGATGCTGGACTGCTGGTAATCGAAATGAAAAATAGTGCACCAAGAATATATAGTAATGTGGCTCACATCAAACTCGTCTTCGCTCCAGCCGTCTTCGTGCTGCAAATTTTCCTCCATTTCAGAGTCATCGGAATTATAGCcgacgtactcgttttgttcctcaatCATACCAGATATAGAGTTCTCCATATTCTGTAGTATTGGACCATAATTAGAATTGAAAAACCGGCAGATTTGCATCCTCTTACTATGCTAGAAGATGAAGTCATGGGTACCTCTAATTTTAAACCCTAGCGGGGAAGATGCCGAGCCGGTGGCGCGCCTTTCCAAGGTCGTCGATCTGCGGGGGGCGGCGTGGAGATGCGAAACAACCACCGGCGGCGACGGACGTGCCGGCAACAACCGCCGACGGCCGGGCCGGCAACAACTGCTTGCGTTTTACTTAGCGACGGCGTGGAACAGCTCGATCAGATCTCCAGGGCCGATGAAAACGATGCATGCAATGGGAGCTAATCACGGTGATTAGCTTAGCACGTGGGACCCACCCACGTGGGGTCGTCCGTATAGATACGCCTAGGCCCTGTATACCCATACGAGCCTTGTACTGTGCTTGGATATGGGTTTCGGCGGGcagcacaaaaaaaacaaattcgGGACCACCGTACCCCTTCGGCGATGAGTCGCGAGTTTGCACAGGGTGCGCACCGAAGCACACCTCTTTGTTAGATCTGCCTCTTTGGATCTTTTTATACTCTCGGCTATTTTCTAGCTCCATGTCTGAATCAATGGATATTATACAAGTATCATTGTATGGCATGCGGATTAGTTGGATGACTTCATTTCGGCCAGCTCTGCAAACTCAGATATTTAGTGTATTATTAATAATACTTACACTTTGAGGTGCACACGTCATACATTTTCCTAAATACGTATGTGCATAGTATGATCGGACATCCCTTGCCTGGTTCTTCACGTCGACTACTTCATTCGACAGCTTTTAACTTCTCGCAGACGATAGAACTGAACTACTGATGGTTCGAGATGGTTTGCAAAGCAGTTTATAAACTTAACTTGTAGTAGGTTCGTGGAGTGTTAGCTAGTAGCTTTGTTTTCGAATGTTCTAGCTTATCTTAAGTTTTAAGTTGTAGAATTGTTCTAGTAGCTTCAGGTAAAAGAGTTTTGGAAAAATACGTTGCCCTCTCGGAGGGTGTCCGCGAGAAGTAGGAGGTGTTCATGTAATAGCTGGATGGAACTGTGACTTCATTTTAATGGTATGGGGAGCGAAAGCTCTTCAATTCGAAAAAAAAACAGGGTGTATGTCTTCTATTCAATTTGTTAAAAACAATCACGTACGCAACGTGCGACACCAACAAACATCTGCAAATACTTCAAAAAATTGGCGTATACCATTTCTTCACAACTTCAGTAGGTGTGGATCTAACATGAACCCGTTACATTGATTTCCTGCGTACGTTTGCCATAGACTCGCACCTTAAACTTTGCATCAAAGGCCCAGAAAAACCTTGATATGAAATTACGGCAAAAATCATAGGGGCGGCAGGTCCAGCTCAGGATGCTACGTTCCTCCTCCAGAATTTCCACGTCCATGTCCTCCTTGGCATCATCACTTTTCGTGGGACATGTGTACGGTTTCTCAAGTAGATTCATGAAATGATAGAAACCTTGCTCTTTGTTTGCTTGGCTCTTCTTTCCGCACATGAATTTTCCGTCGAGAGGGTGCAGAATTTCAAAGCTTTTGGGACAAAATGTACACGCAGTACTCAAGTGGCTGTGGCGCAATGATTTATCTGTCGGTAGAGAACAAAAGAAGGATGAGAAGCTAAAATTAAGACTCAAAGATGTACCGAAAAATTAACAATGTTACCCATTACCGTGGAAAATCTGAAAGAAAAACATAAATGTAGCAGGAAAGGTTATGATGGATGTTTTCTCATGATTAAGGCGGTCGCTTACCGACAATGGTGCATGTTTCAACAGTTGGTGTGCCAAAGTTGTAGTCGTAGCGTAGCTCAGCGAAGAAGTGCGTGACGGGTTTGCCACTCCTCCGAGCGAGGAAGCTGACGTGGGCCCAAATGTAGCCTCGGAAACCTACGTACGCAGCCATCAAAGGCTTGACAGGCACAAAGTCCAAACCCTGAAATATTCCAGGTAATACACATGCATGCTTTCTGTTAGTACCTGATAGTCGTATGATTACTGAAATCAATATGACCGAGGTGCGGGTATGCTTGTGATCGATGCCGTACCTCGTGGTTGGCGTTGTAATGACGCAGAGCATGGTGGACATGGAAAATGATGGAGGCGTCGCGCTCCCTGCAATTCATCGACACTGGTTGGTTAGGGGTCTAAAAAAATAGGATCGATTTATGCAGTCAATAGCAAAGGATTTGGATCGAAGGAACATACTCTTCGGTGCGTTGGCGAGTCGATTGCATGCCGCACCCACACATCGATCGTTCCTGCAGAATCTGATCCTCGCAGTGCAGGTCCTGCAGGACTTGCTCCGGCATCACCCGCTGGGCCGACTGTGCGGATCCCATTGATGAGCGAAAGCTAAGGCAGCGTAC includes the following:
- the LOC127310277 gene encoding protein FAR1-RELATED SEQUENCE 5-like, producing the protein MVNTHSLNTSEAQFDTQLEYDYYGESDLDTGHTDDVEGASVPEDSVDMSQATPSASQPEKTQKGSNGNEYPDNNRDLYWMIKEMTFISEAAAFSFYNRYAKDYGFSVRLDQVKRFDDGVIRLRRFVCSRESRRPKKQLTTEGRVYRLRPESRCGCKARLVVKFDGRTGFWVVEDFRDKHNHDPAEPCETPFLRSHRTINDAQRSEILSLGSMGVRKHLIMRKFIAGSGSFAGVGFTRKDLYNMCSRERRRLLFDGDATIAIRIMAKRKKRDPEFFYEYDVNDKGRLKHMFWCDSQSRRDYQDYGDVLVFDSTYKMNKYKMPFVPFVGLNNHRRTTVFGCAILSSENEQTYVWLLKTFLKAMCQQKPKAVITDADYAMIGAIGKVFYGHLQLPH